In one window of Pseudodesulfovibrio sediminis DNA:
- a CDS encoding energy-coupling factor ABC transporter ATP-binding protein — protein MIKLNALSFSYAAGCDALSCITMSVSKGVTQGLVGANGSGKSTLLGLIAGLYSPTEGTLVVADRKNPGQEKSIRWVCRLVMQDADLQILGGTVEEDLLLGRKRTEEAIQAARVMAERFNLLKAWETPVQTLSWGMKRKLCLAAALLDNPRILLLDEPFSGLDYAGVREMRAIIRENAKAGLTQVISSHDLESFVDLVDDLTVLDGGKLVLSGPPVNILDQVRAHGVRPPSSWLTTGTIVSWDTAE, from the coding sequence ATGATCAAATTGAACGCACTTTCATTTTCATATGCCGCTGGTTGTGATGCCTTGTCCTGTATTACGATGTCTGTTTCCAAGGGAGTGACCCAGGGGCTTGTCGGCGCCAATGGAAGCGGTAAATCCACCCTGTTGGGGCTTATTGCCGGACTGTATTCCCCCACTGAAGGGACACTGGTCGTGGCTGATAGGAAGAATCCCGGCCAGGAGAAATCCATACGATGGGTGTGTCGGCTGGTCATGCAGGACGCTGATCTGCAGATCCTTGGCGGCACGGTGGAAGAAGACCTCCTGTTGGGCCGCAAACGTACCGAGGAAGCCATTCAGGCTGCACGGGTGATGGCGGAACGGTTCAACCTGCTCAAAGCATGGGAGACGCCGGTACAGACGTTGTCCTGGGGGATGAAGCGGAAACTCTGTCTGGCCGCAGCGTTACTCGACAATCCTCGAATTCTCCTTTTGGACGAGCCGTTCAGTGGGCTTGATTATGCCGGTGTCCGCGAAATGCGTGCAATTATTCGTGAGAATGCAAAGGCCGGATTGACGCAGGTTATTTCTTCCCATGATCTGGAGAGTTTTGTTGATCTCGTGGACGACCTCACAGTGTTGGATGGGGGCAAACTCGTGTTGTCCGGACCGCCTGTAAATATCCTCGATCAGGTGCGAGCGCATGGTGTCAGGCCTCCTTCATCCTGGCTGACCACCGGGACCATTGTTTCATGGGATACGGCAGAATAA
- a CDS encoding CbiQ family ECF transporter T component, with translation MGYGRIMFSLAAYARSLDPRLKMVTALVLGPCLWKIHVLGVLVCCLLLLALAWRLSLARPLGLKMLNSLTLFVMFWVLMKIVLDGLTGVPVEFVVRDALELGARLVALLALGLSLSLSTSPRALGLAVAWAIRPLVGKERAWRLALALALMIHFLPTCLATMAEVREVAKRRCPDLGFMGRFRTVPQAVIRNLGQKTWNQTLAVAGRRLDEPSAWESDFVWTVQDTISSLVFLTVIILLFIL, from the coding sequence ATGGGATACGGCAGAATAATGTTTTCTCTGGCCGCCTATGCCCGTAGTCTGGACCCCCGCTTGAAAATGGTGACGGCGCTGGTTCTAGGACCCTGCTTGTGGAAAATCCATGTCCTTGGTGTGCTGGTGTGCTGTCTGTTGCTGCTTGCTCTCGCATGGCGACTGTCGCTTGCCCGTCCTCTTGGGTTGAAGATGCTGAACAGCCTGACTCTTTTTGTCATGTTCTGGGTGCTGATGAAGATTGTGCTGGACGGTTTGACCGGTGTGCCGGTCGAGTTTGTGGTCAGGGATGCGCTTGAATTGGGTGCTCGACTTGTCGCCTTGCTCGCTCTCGGACTGTCTTTGTCTTTGTCCACCTCTCCACGGGCACTGGGGTTGGCCGTGGCCTGGGCCATTCGTCCTCTGGTCGGCAAGGAACGCGCCTGGCGGCTGGCTTTGGCCTTGGCGCTCATGATTCATTTTCTGCCTACCTGCCTTGCAACCATGGCTGAAGTTCGTGAAGTGGCCAAACGACGTTGTCCCGACCTGGGATTCATGGGCCGTTTCCGCACGGTTCCGCAAGCCGTTATTCGCAATCTGGGACAAAAGACATGGAATCAGACTCTGGCCGTGGCCGGAAGGCGATTGGATGAGCCTTCGGCGTGGGAATCGGATTTCGTGTGGACCGTGCAGGACACGATTTCTTCTCTGGTTTTTCTGACCGTCATTATTCTTCTCTTTATCCTCTAG
- a CDS encoding carboxymuconolactone decarboxylase family protein: MIESQSELKESIIRNWVTFKRVMPEVTALQDAYSMEVYKDGVISGKHKRLMALVGALVSGCRGCILYQIEMALELGATVEEILEACTVAVSLGGTMASAQSGRVVEFLTEKGLMD, translated from the coding sequence ATGATCGAAAGTCAGAGTGAATTGAAAGAGAGCATCATACGGAACTGGGTAACTTTCAAGCGGGTTATGCCGGAGGTCACCGCCCTTCAGGACGCGTATTCCATGGAAGTTTACAAGGATGGTGTGATCAGCGGTAAACACAAGCGGCTGATGGCGTTGGTTGGTGCTTTGGTGAGCGGCTGCCGGGGATGCATTCTCTATCAGATTGAGATGGCGCTGGAGTTGGGGGCCACGGTCGAGGAGATACTGGAAGCGTGTACCGTGGCCGTATCCCTGGGAGGGACTATGGCCTCTGCGCAGAGCGGCAGGGTGGTCGAATTCCTTACGGAAAAGGGCCTGATGGACTAG
- a CDS encoding DMT family transporter produces MIQGLLYALISAASFGSMAILVKLGYEAGMTGAVMMQYRFSYAVAILFVFLLFKDRSLLRISLPALGKCALLGLVVYWTQTTCFVKALATIPASTTSLVLYGHPMVVTLLSAVLLKMRLNQAVLTSLVLVMVGCCLVFYDAFLRAVDSTGLLYAFGAMVVFSLYLLLVQVLLKGMRPLTATFYVMVFTAVAFTLSGDITAWLYTTEDQVIISLALGLIPGVIAVTCLYMAIEKIGSAYTCIFSSVEPVITLAAAALFLNEQIVMLQMGGALLIIAGIILPNLRAAKKTD; encoded by the coding sequence ATGATTCAGGGCTTGCTATACGCACTCATTTCCGCCGCGTCGTTCGGGTCGATGGCGATTCTGGTCAAGCTCGGTTACGAGGCTGGCATGACCGGAGCGGTGATGATGCAGTATCGCTTCAGCTATGCAGTGGCCATTCTGTTTGTATTTCTGCTGTTCAAAGACCGCTCCCTGCTTCGAATCTCCCTCCCGGCACTGGGCAAGTGCGCTTTGCTCGGGTTGGTCGTCTACTGGACCCAGACCACCTGTTTCGTCAAGGCACTGGCGACAATCCCGGCATCGACCACCTCATTGGTGCTTTACGGACACCCCATGGTCGTCACCCTGCTCTCGGCCGTGTTGCTCAAAATGCGGTTGAATCAGGCAGTGCTGACGTCCCTGGTGCTGGTAATGGTCGGCTGCTGTCTGGTTTTTTATGATGCTTTTTTACGTGCTGTAGACAGCACCGGATTGCTCTACGCATTCGGCGCCATGGTGGTTTTTTCCCTCTACCTGCTACTGGTTCAGGTACTCCTGAAGGGCATGCGCCCGTTGACAGCCACCTTCTATGTCATGGTGTTCACCGCAGTGGCCTTTACTCTCTCCGGTGACATAACCGCCTGGCTGTACACTACCGAAGATCAGGTCATCATCAGTCTGGCACTGGGGTTGATTCCCGGCGTCATAGCGGTAACCTGTCTCTATATGGCAATCGAAAAAATAGGCAGTGCATATACCTGTATCTTCTCGTCTGTCGAACCGGTAATCACGCTCGCGGCTGCCGCGCTGTTTCTGAATGAACAGATTGTCATGCTCCAGATGGGGGGCGCACTGCTGATTATTGCAGGCATCATCCTGCCCAATCTCCGTGCAGCGAAAAAGACAGACTAA
- the thrC gene encoding threonine synthase: MTADLFPSYRGHMEYFCLGCGKRFPTDELYYTCPDCGGVFLLDNLLFDELKKTSGEQWRQIFDERAASKKTALRGIFRFYELMAPVLEEEDIVYLGEGNTPVIESSPVLNEATGLTTAYKNDGQNPSASFKDRGMACGFSYLRSLIRQHGWDQILTVCASTGDTSAAAALYASYVGGAIKSVVILPHGKVTPAQLAQPLGSGAVVLEVPGVFDDCMKVVEHLADNYRVALLNSKNAWRILGQESYAFECAQWYDWDLKGKCIFVPIGNAGNITAIMAGFLKLHALGIITDLPRIFGVQSHHADPVYRYYAADDPKERQYAPVTVSASVAQAAMIGNPVSFPRVKHFAEKFEAIGGKDSFQVIQVTEQQIMDSMIQANMNGHIACTQGGESFAGAKRALELGLVTNEELCILDSTAHQLKFVDFQTMYFENTFPPEFEVSPNMDLANKPELVISPEEKDKLSEADYTRTTADKVVAKLGLEKK, translated from the coding sequence ATGACTGCCGATCTTTTTCCTTCTTATCGTGGACACATGGAATACTTCTGCCTTGGTTGCGGCAAGCGATTCCCTACTGACGAGTTGTACTACACCTGCCCGGACTGCGGCGGGGTCTTTCTGCTCGACAACCTCCTGTTCGATGAGTTGAAAAAAACATCCGGCGAGCAGTGGAGACAAATTTTCGACGAACGGGCAGCTTCCAAGAAGACCGCCCTGCGCGGAATCTTCCGTTTTTACGAGCTCATGGCTCCTGTGCTTGAGGAAGAGGACATCGTCTATCTAGGAGAAGGCAACACGCCTGTCATCGAATCCAGTCCGGTCCTCAACGAGGCCACCGGCCTGACCACAGCCTACAAGAATGACGGGCAGAATCCGTCCGCTTCCTTCAAGGATCGCGGTATGGCCTGCGGCTTCTCCTACCTGCGCTCCCTCATCCGCCAGCACGGATGGGACCAGATTCTCACTGTCTGCGCATCCACGGGTGACACCTCGGCCGCAGCGGCTCTCTACGCTTCCTATGTGGGCGGCGCAATCAAGTCCGTGGTCATTCTGCCTCACGGCAAGGTCACACCGGCGCAACTCGCCCAACCTCTCGGCTCCGGCGCGGTCGTGCTGGAAGTCCCCGGTGTCTTCGACGACTGCATGAAGGTCGTGGAACACCTGGCCGACAACTACCGCGTGGCCCTACTCAACTCCAAAAACGCCTGGCGCATCCTCGGCCAGGAGTCCTATGCGTTTGAGTGCGCGCAGTGGTACGACTGGGACCTCAAGGGCAAATGTATTTTCGTCCCCATCGGCAACGCGGGCAACATCACTGCCATCATGGCCGGATTCCTCAAGCTGCACGCGCTGGGCATCATCACGGACCTGCCTCGCATCTTCGGCGTCCAGTCCCATCACGCTGATCCTGTCTACCGCTATTACGCTGCAGACGATCCCAAGGAACGCCAGTACGCACCGGTAACCGTCAGCGCTTCCGTGGCCCAGGCAGCCATGATCGGCAACCCGGTCTCCTTCCCGCGCGTCAAACATTTCGCCGAAAAATTCGAAGCCATCGGCGGCAAGGACTCTTTCCAGGTAATCCAGGTCACCGAACAGCAAATCATGGACTCCATGATTCAGGCCAACATGAACGGGCACATCGCCTGCACTCAGGGCGGAGAGTCCTTTGCCGGGGCCAAACGGGCACTGGAACTGGGACTGGTAACCAATGAAGAGCTCTGCATCCTCGATTCCACAGCCCACCAGCTCAAGTTCGTGGACTTCCAGACCATGTATTTCGAGAACACCTTCCCGCCCGAATTCGAAGTCAGTCCGAACATGGACCTCGCCAACAAGCCGGAACTGGTCATCTCTCCCGAGGAAAAGGACAAACTGTCCGAGGCAGACTATACGCGTACCACGGCTGACAAGGTTGTCGCCAAACTCGGTCTGGAAAAGAAGTAG
- a CDS encoding LysR family transcriptional regulator codes for MIDESSFIQLPPDLLRTFVAAMDTGSFTTAAKLVHRTQSAVSMQMKKLENDLGQQLFRREGRGVVPTPEGDMLYHYAQRLLALHEETLVALCKPRLHGVVRFGTPEAYATRYLPSALQRFAAVHPSVQVNVYCDDSPQLKEQFRAKELDIILTTEENANQIDTKPLPLAWLMAERGAPVEQRPLPLALYHAGCLFRRNGLTALEQAGIPYRIAYSSPSLAGVLAAIQAGLAVGPVSINTYMQGCRLALPQDGLPPIAPVGMRLKITQKPHSEVLDSFAGFLSQELGMKAS; via the coding sequence ATGATTGATGAGTCGTCGTTCATACAACTCCCACCGGACCTCCTGCGGACGTTTGTGGCTGCCATGGATACCGGCAGTTTCACGACTGCGGCCAAGTTGGTGCACCGCACTCAATCAGCGGTCAGCATGCAAATGAAAAAGCTGGAGAATGATCTGGGGCAACAACTATTCCGGCGTGAAGGAAGAGGAGTCGTACCGACGCCCGAGGGCGACATGCTCTATCACTATGCACAACGCCTCCTCGCCCTGCATGAGGAAACCCTGGTCGCCCTCTGCAAACCGAGACTGCACGGCGTGGTCCGCTTCGGCACCCCCGAAGCCTACGCCACACGCTACCTTCCCAGCGCATTGCAACGCTTTGCCGCCGTCCACCCTTCCGTACAGGTTAATGTGTATTGTGATGATTCACCTCAGCTAAAAGAACAATTCCGCGCCAAAGAGTTGGATATCATCCTGACAACGGAAGAAAATGCCAACCAGATAGACACCAAGCCACTCCCCCTGGCCTGGCTGATGGCTGAACGCGGCGCGCCCGTGGAGCAACGCCCGCTGCCGCTGGCCCTGTATCATGCCGGCTGCCTGTTTCGCCGTAACGGACTGACCGCCCTTGAACAGGCGGGAATTCCCTATCGCATCGCATACAGCAGCCCCAGCCTTGCGGGGGTACTGGCTGCCATCCAGGCAGGATTGGCTGTGGGGCCGGTCTCCATAAACACATACATGCAGGGCTGCCGACTCGCTTTGCCTCAAGACGGGCTGCCCCCCATCGCCCCTGTTGGCATGCGCTTAAAAATCACCCAAAAGCCCCACTCCGAAGTGCTGGACTCCTTTGCCGGATTTCTGAGTCAGGAATTGGGCATGAAGGCATCGTGA
- a CDS encoding rhodanese-like domain-containing protein, whose product MPQIQMQTADQVRAFLDDNNPESFTLLDVRQKWEYEGDHIPGATLIPLVELPDRLHEVERDKQVIVYCASGGRSMAASNLLEGDGFPHITNMVGGIMSWNGLISFGPMELDLIGFTGKETSEEVLLKAYAMEANLQQFYLERADMAESLERIELFMELAGFEDRHKDTLFALYTKILGSEVDRDTFENAALESRGLAIEGGMAISAFLDRYPDAFDNDQGVLQLASMIEAQALDYYLRCAVRAEDEESRVVLKTLAREEKAHLKVLGKFMNKRDQ is encoded by the coding sequence ATGCCACAGATACAGATGCAGACTGCGGATCAGGTTCGTGCTTTTTTGGATGATAATAATCCTGAATCATTTACTCTTTTGGATGTCAGGCAGAAGTGGGAGTACGAGGGTGATCATATCCCCGGCGCCACGCTCATTCCCCTTGTCGAGCTGCCGGATCGTCTGCATGAGGTGGAACGGGACAAGCAGGTGATCGTCTACTGTGCGTCAGGCGGGCGCAGTATGGCCGCATCGAACCTCCTTGAAGGTGATGGGTTTCCCCATATCACGAATATGGTCGGCGGCATCATGAGCTGGAATGGGCTGATCTCGTTTGGTCCCATGGAGTTGGATCTCATTGGATTTACGGGCAAGGAGACCTCTGAGGAAGTCCTGCTCAAGGCCTACGCCATGGAGGCCAATCTCCAACAATTCTATCTTGAACGGGCAGATATGGCCGAGTCGCTTGAGCGCATAGAGTTGTTCATGGAGTTGGCTGGTTTTGAGGATCGTCACAAGGACACGTTGTTCGCTCTGTATACCAAAATCCTCGGTTCGGAAGTTGATCGGGATACATTCGAGAACGCAGCCCTTGAATCCAGAGGACTTGCCATTGAAGGGGGAATGGCGATCAGTGCGTTCCTCGATCGGTATCCTGATGCTTTTGATAATGATCAAGGCGTGTTGCAACTGGCTTCCATGATAGAAGCACAAGCATTGGATTATTATCTGCGGTGTGCTGTCAGGGCAGAGGACGAAGAGTCGCGGGTCGTTTTGAAAACGCTTGCGCGTGAAGAGAAAGCCCATCTCAAGGTGCTTGGCAAGTTCATGAATAAGCGGGATCAATAA
- a CDS encoding TlyA family RNA methyltransferase, protein MAKKQRADQLLAAAGLVDSREKAKRLIMAGKVHYMDRGQKTPVNKPGQQFFPDTEFVVPDDNRFVSRGAYKILTAIDEFSIDFNGKIALDAGASTGGFTDCMLQHGATRVYAVDVGYGQLHEKLRQDDRVINLERTNVRHAEPDLIPEPVDVIVADVSFISLTKILPACMQFLRDKGELVVLIKPQFEVGPGQTDKGVVRDEALRQETVDMVTEFCRTELGLTIKGVVPSKILGPKGNQEYMAYMKKSP, encoded by the coding sequence GTGGCCAAAAAACAACGCGCGGATCAGTTGTTGGCCGCCGCCGGGCTGGTTGACAGCAGAGAGAAAGCCAAACGATTGATCATGGCAGGCAAGGTCCACTACATGGATCGAGGCCAGAAAACGCCCGTGAACAAACCGGGGCAGCAGTTTTTCCCTGACACCGAATTCGTGGTCCCTGACGACAACCGGTTCGTGTCACGGGGCGCGTACAAGATACTCACGGCCATCGACGAATTTTCCATTGATTTCAATGGCAAAATAGCACTGGATGCCGGAGCGTCCACAGGCGGTTTCACAGACTGCATGCTCCAGCATGGCGCCACACGGGTCTATGCCGTGGATGTGGGGTATGGGCAGCTCCATGAAAAGTTGCGGCAGGACGACAGGGTCATCAACCTTGAGCGAACCAACGTTCGTCACGCCGAACCCGATCTCATCCCGGAACCTGTGGACGTTATCGTGGCCGATGTGTCCTTTATTTCACTGACCAAAATTCTGCCCGCCTGCATGCAGTTCCTGCGTGACAAAGGCGAGTTGGTGGTGCTCATCAAGCCGCAGTTCGAGGTCGGCCCGGGGCAAACGGACAAAGGGGTTGTCCGTGATGAAGCCCTGCGCCAGGAGACCGTAGACATGGTCACCGAATTCTGTCGTACGGAACTCGGTCTGACCATCAAAGGCGTAGTTCCCTCCAAGATTCTCGGCCCCAAGGGCAATCAGGAATACATGGCCTACATGAAGAAATCGCCATGA
- a CDS encoding patatin-like phospholipase family protein, which produces MKKGKSISLVMGSGGARGLAHIGVIRWLEENGYEIKSISGCSMGALVGGIHAIGKLDEYEDWVRGITKRDMLALLDVSLGMDGLIKGDRIINTLRNLVGEERIENLPISFTAVAANISRRKEVWIRKGPLFDAIKASIALPLLFKPVVVNGEDIIDGGILNPVPIAPTFGDQTDCTIAVNLCAPSVKGGEIPSEKKNGGADNGSLVSKAITEFIGTMTDKITMKRHDFRAYTIVYKSFDAMQGAIARQKIAAYPPDCVLDIPINLCSLMDFDRAGPLIKHGYALAASRLPQFFESL; this is translated from the coding sequence ATGAAGAAAGGGAAAAGCATATCGCTCGTCATGGGCAGCGGCGGTGCCCGTGGGCTTGCTCACATAGGTGTCATCCGTTGGTTGGAGGAAAACGGGTACGAGATCAAATCCATTTCGGGCTGTTCCATGGGCGCGCTGGTAGGCGGGATTCATGCCATCGGCAAACTCGATGAATACGAGGACTGGGTTCGCGGCATTACCAAACGGGATATGCTCGCCTTGCTGGATGTCTCTCTCGGAATGGATGGGCTTATCAAGGGCGACCGGATCATCAACACCCTGCGCAATCTGGTGGGCGAGGAACGGATTGAGAACCTGCCCATCAGCTTTACGGCGGTTGCGGCAAATATCTCCCGGCGTAAGGAGGTCTGGATTCGGAAAGGACCGCTTTTCGATGCCATCAAGGCTTCCATTGCCCTGCCTTTGTTGTTCAAGCCTGTGGTCGTCAACGGTGAGGACATCATTGACGGTGGTATTCTGAATCCTGTTCCCATTGCACCGACCTTTGGTGATCAGACAGACTGCACCATTGCCGTCAACCTGTGCGCACCGTCGGTCAAAGGAGGGGAGATTCCCTCGGAAAAGAAAAATGGCGGGGCGGACAATGGTTCACTCGTGTCCAAAGCCATCACCGAATTTATCGGCACCATGACGGACAAAATTACCATGAAACGACATGATTTCAGAGCGTATACCATTGTCTACAAGTCCTTTGACGCCATGCAGGGGGCCATTGCCCGTCAGAAGATCGCAGCCTATCCCCCGGACTGTGTACTCGATATTCCTATCAATCTGTGCAGTCTGATGGATTTTGACAGAGCAGGACCACTCATCAAACACGGATATGCACTGGCCGCTTCTCGATTGCCGCAGTTCTTTGAATCGTTGTAA
- a CDS encoding flagellar brake protein, with translation MNIKPGTPMIMEFSNRERMNCRYVGMSRDEFILLKVPMVPGIRNRLAEGLFHQFRFLNDGTIYGFGADVLQYQASPVSLVFLSYPHEFSEYNLRNEGRVECRFPASLMVGDDTIQGFIVDMSTRGCRFVFEATTSPKIEDDAPVMGFFSTMEGTRQYEFKGTVKTRQIQDQEKELGILFSGEIRLPEGMNVFFESEEGAETAAMSSSK, from the coding sequence ATGAATATCAAGCCTGGCACCCCCATGATAATGGAGTTTTCCAACAGGGAGCGGATGAATTGTCGTTACGTCGGGATGTCCAGGGATGAATTCATTCTGTTGAAGGTGCCTATGGTGCCGGGTATCAGAAATCGCCTGGCAGAAGGTCTGTTCCATCAGTTCAGATTCCTGAACGACGGCACCATCTATGGTTTTGGAGCGGATGTCCTTCAGTATCAGGCGTCGCCTGTATCGCTTGTTTTTCTTTCCTACCCCCACGAGTTCAGTGAGTATAACCTCCGCAACGAAGGGCGGGTGGAGTGTCGTTTTCCCGCTTCTCTCATGGTGGGCGATGACACTATACAAGGATTTATTGTTGATATGAGTACCCGTGGTTGCCGGTTTGTCTTTGAGGCTACCACTTCTCCGAAAATCGAGGATGACGCTCCTGTCATGGGTTTCTTTTCGACCATGGAAGGGACCAGGCAGTATGAGTTCAAAGGTACGGTCAAGACCCGTCAGATTCAGGACCAGGAAAAAGAACTCGGGATTCTCTTTAGCGGGGAGATACGATTGCCGGAAGGCATGAATGTCTTTTTTGAGTCCGAAGAGGGTGCTGAGACAGCTGCAATGTCTTCATCGAAGTAG